A genomic region of Fretibacterium sp. OH1220_COT-178 contains the following coding sequences:
- a CDS encoding glucan biosynthesis protein G: MTWFGAHIKTRCGLLAMWILVSVGAGLGSAAPQEGGASADIATVSPDVLSKDIASGDAAPASADRTFGFEDVIERARESAGKRYVPPAPPPESLRNMNYDQWRTVRFKPERALWRFEKLPFELQFFHSGVYYDRSVDINIIEEGRAVPVPFSTDLFQYPNDDLRNRVLSSDVGFAGFRIHYAINRPDYKDEVAVFLGASYFRAVGKDTKYGLSARGLALNTALPSGEEFPWFREFWIRRPESDDVEIELYALLDSPSCAGAYHFVVTPGPETKMREEFRVFFRKGVEKAGLAPLTSMYFYGAPENGRTGDYRPEVHDSDGLLLHKDGDIWQWRALRNGERLGVASIPVERLSGFGLLQRNRNFDRYQDLEADYEKRPSLWVEPEGAWGPGWIELIEIPTDSEYNDNIVAFWVPKREAPDEPVSGACTLYWGHHEERLHTLGRVAATRQATGDRKNWVRFLIDFEGGELDALPADSGITSIVEVEGAKLVQKHLEKNSRTGGWRLSFQVELEAGGGFTVFPALPPSVKLTAVLKKGENFPNPLTETWSYAFGR; encoded by the coding sequence TTGACCTGGTTCGGAGCTCATATCAAAACCCGTTGTGGTTTGCTGGCGATGTGGATTCTCGTTTCGGTCGGGGCCGGGCTTGGGAGCGCGGCGCCGCAGGAAGGAGGGGCGTCCGCGGATATCGCGACCGTCTCCCCGGACGTCCTCTCGAAGGACATCGCCTCGGGGGATGCCGCCCCAGCAAGCGCCGATCGGACCTTCGGTTTCGAGGACGTGATCGAGAGGGCCAGAGAATCGGCCGGGAAGCGCTACGTCCCCCCGGCGCCTCCGCCCGAATCCCTGCGGAACATGAACTACGATCAGTGGCGCACCGTCCGCTTCAAGCCGGAGCGCGCGCTGTGGCGCTTCGAGAAGCTGCCCTTCGAGCTCCAGTTCTTCCATTCGGGCGTCTACTACGACCGCAGCGTGGACATCAACATCATCGAGGAGGGCCGGGCCGTGCCCGTCCCCTTCTCCACGGACCTCTTTCAGTACCCCAACGACGATCTCAGAAACCGCGTCCTCTCCTCCGACGTCGGGTTCGCCGGCTTTCGCATCCATTACGCCATCAACAGGCCCGACTACAAGGACGAGGTGGCCGTCTTCCTCGGAGCCAGCTATTTCCGCGCCGTGGGAAAGGACACCAAATACGGGCTGTCCGCTCGGGGCCTGGCCCTGAACACGGCGCTTCCCTCCGGAGAGGAGTTCCCCTGGTTCCGCGAGTTCTGGATCCGGAGGCCGGAGAGCGACGACGTCGAAATCGAGCTCTACGCGCTGCTGGACAGCCCCAGCTGTGCGGGGGCCTATCACTTCGTCGTCACGCCCGGACCCGAGACGAAGATGCGGGAGGAGTTCCGGGTTTTCTTCCGGAAGGGCGTCGAGAAGGCCGGGCTGGCCCCCCTCACGAGCATGTACTTCTACGGCGCGCCCGAGAACGGCCGGACCGGGGACTACCGTCCCGAGGTCCACGACTCCGACGGACTCCTGCTCCACAAGGACGGCGACATCTGGCAGTGGCGCGCGCTGCGGAACGGGGAGCGGCTGGGCGTGGCCTCGATACCGGTGGAGCGGCTGTCCGGCTTCGGGCTGCTGCAGCGGAACCGGAACTTCGACCGCTATCAGGACCTGGAGGCCGACTACGAGAAACGCCCGTCCCTCTGGGTCGAGCCGGAAGGGGCCTGGGGTCCCGGATGGATCGAGCTGATCGAGATCCCGACGGACTCCGAGTACAACGACAACATCGTGGCCTTCTGGGTGCCGAAACGTGAGGCCCCCGACGAGCCCGTCTCGGGCGCCTGCACCCTCTACTGGGGGCATCACGAGGAGCGCCTCCACACCCTGGGGCGCGTCGCGGCCACGCGCCAGGCGACCGGGGACCGGAAGAACTGGGTGCGCTTCCTCATCGACTTCGAGGGGGGCGAGCTCGACGCCCTGCCCGCGGACTCCGGCATCACCAGCATCGTGGAGGTGGAGGGGGCCAAGCTGGTGCAGAAGCACCTCGAAAAGAACTCCCGGACCGGCGGATGGCGCCTTTCCTTTCAGGTCGAGCTGGAGGCGGGCGGAGGGTTCACCGTCTTTCCCGCCCTTCCCCCCTCCGTGAAGCTCACCGCGGTGCTGAAGAAGGGCGAGAATTTTCCGAACCCCCTCACCGAGACCTGGTCCTACGCCTTCGGGAGGTAG
- the mdoH gene encoding glucans biosynthesis glucosyltransferase MdoH, producing MTSAVPAKPAWRFSALWRRWLFLFLIVVPSALAASYMALLLPEKGGTPVEVVLSVLFGILFAWISTGFWTALFGFFVLLFRRSGYRIIDPQAPLPVLPEEARTAVLVPVYNEDPRSVGAGILAMWRSLADTGMGRGFDFFILSDTTDPDVWVREEEMWNELRERLGAEGRVFYRRRASNAKRKSGNVANFCRRWGRNYRYMIVLDADSVMSGDTWVRMVDAMERHPRIGILQTPPKGVNRETLIARVQQFANSLYGPVFAAGQNFWQLGDAQYWGHNAIIRVEPFMRHCELPRLPGRGPLSGEILSHDFVESALMRRAGYEVWLAYGVGGSYEETPPTLIDELKRDRRWCQGNLQHLRLIFTYGFFPTHRALFINGILSYGSALLWLIFLAASSIQALMDVLTVPVYFPEHNMQFPRWYVWSPEWALTLLSCTALLLFLPKLLCLVHALLVARTGPSYGGTARVLLGVVGETLLSVLLAPIRMICHSRFVVVTLLGWGTSWGAQSRDDRGTTWGEALQAHWWAVAVGLVWGWLLHRVTPSFFLWLLPVILPLVLSVPISVFTSRASLGRAARRLGLFDIPEERRVPQELADKAAELKERRHYAPLSLPEEEGFRRAVADPLLNVLHIALNRRRRGPVIPERVERALSGAVLSRQEKMDLLNSPASMRELHRRVWMLPGDAGAPWGL from the coding sequence ATGACGTCCGCGGTGCCGGCAAAGCCCGCCTGGCGCTTCTCGGCCCTGTGGCGGCGCTGGCTGTTCCTGTTTCTGATCGTGGTCCCGTCCGCACTGGCCGCCTCGTACATGGCGCTCCTCCTTCCGGAGAAGGGCGGCACGCCGGTGGAGGTCGTTCTGAGCGTGCTTTTCGGCATACTCTTCGCCTGGATATCCACGGGCTTCTGGACGGCGCTCTTCGGATTTTTCGTGCTGCTCTTCCGGCGCTCGGGCTACCGGATCATCGACCCCCAGGCGCCGCTCCCCGTCCTGCCGGAGGAGGCCAGGACGGCCGTGCTCGTCCCCGTGTACAACGAGGACCCACGCAGCGTCGGCGCAGGGATCCTCGCGATGTGGCGTTCCCTGGCCGACACGGGCATGGGGAGGGGATTCGACTTCTTCATCCTGAGCGACACCACGGATCCGGACGTCTGGGTCCGCGAGGAGGAGATGTGGAACGAGCTGCGCGAGCGGCTGGGGGCGGAGGGGCGCGTCTTCTACCGCCGCAGGGCCTCGAACGCAAAGAGGAAGAGCGGCAACGTGGCCAACTTCTGCCGCCGCTGGGGCCGGAACTACCGCTACATGATCGTTTTGGATGCGGACAGCGTCATGTCCGGGGACACCTGGGTGCGCATGGTCGACGCGATGGAGCGCCATCCCCGGATCGGAATCCTTCAGACGCCTCCCAAGGGGGTGAACCGGGAGACCCTGATCGCGCGGGTCCAGCAGTTCGCCAACAGCCTGTACGGCCCGGTCTTTGCGGCCGGTCAGAACTTCTGGCAGCTGGGCGACGCGCAGTATTGGGGGCACAACGCCATCATCCGCGTGGAGCCGTTCATGCGCCATTGCGAGCTGCCGAGGCTTCCGGGCCGGGGCCCGCTGAGCGGGGAGATCCTGAGCCACGACTTCGTCGAGTCGGCCCTGATGCGCCGTGCGGGGTACGAGGTGTGGCTGGCCTATGGGGTCGGCGGCAGCTACGAGGAGACCCCCCCGACCCTCATCGACGAGCTGAAGCGGGATCGGCGCTGGTGCCAGGGGAACCTCCAGCATCTGCGCCTGATCTTCACCTACGGCTTCTTTCCCACGCACCGGGCGCTCTTCATCAACGGTATCCTCTCCTACGGCTCCGCACTGCTGTGGCTGATCTTCCTGGCGGCGAGCTCGATCCAGGCGCTGATGGACGTCCTGACGGTCCCCGTGTACTTCCCGGAGCACAACATGCAGTTTCCGCGATGGTACGTCTGGTCCCCCGAATGGGCCCTGACGCTCTTGAGCTGTACGGCGCTGCTGCTCTTTCTCCCCAAGCTGCTCTGCCTGGTCCACGCGCTTCTGGTGGCACGGACCGGGCCGAGCTACGGCGGAACGGCCCGGGTGCTGCTCGGCGTGGTGGGCGAGACCCTGCTCTCCGTGCTGCTGGCTCCGATCCGGATGATCTGTCACAGCCGCTTCGTGGTGGTGACCCTGCTCGGCTGGGGAACGAGCTGGGGCGCACAGTCCCGGGACGACCGGGGGACCACCTGGGGCGAGGCCCTGCAGGCGCACTGGTGGGCGGTCGCCGTGGGACTGGTCTGGGGCTGGCTGCTCCACAGGGTCACGCCCTCCTTCTTCCTGTGGCTGCTGCCCGTGATCCTGCCGCTCGTCCTCTCCGTCCCCATCTCGGTGTTCACCAGCCGCGCCTCTCTGGGGAGGGCCGCAAGGCGCCTGGGGCTGTTCGACATCCCCGAGGAGCGCCGTGTGCCGCAGGAGCTGGCGGACAAGGCGGCGGAGCTGAAGGAGCGCCGCCATTACGCGCCCCTCTCCCTCCCCGAGGAGGAGGGGTTCCGTCGGGCGGTCGCCGACCCTCTGCTGAACGTCCTGCACATCGCGCTCAACCGCCGGCGGAGGGGCCCGGTGATCCCCGAGCGGGTCGAACGGGCCCTGTCGGGAGCCGTGCTGTCCCGGCAGGAGAAGATGGACCTGCTGAACAGCCCCGCCTCGATGCGCGAGCTGCACCGAAGGGTCTGGATGCTCCCCGGGGACGCGGGCGCCCCCTGGGGACTCTGA